The nucleotide sequence TGAATGTGGGCAGGGTGTGATCCAGTTTGTCGACTCTGCGACGGGTCAGCCCAAGATCGTCGGGCGCTATCTGAGCGAAAGCAAAAGCGAGGGGGGCGATGTCGCCGCCGATACCGAGGGCGCGATGTATCTGACACGCGACCCGCGTGGTCCGGCGCTGGAGGATATCTGCCCCGCGCAATACGCGCAATTGGTGTCATATGGGGATATCTGCCGGCGTCGTTTGCGCGAAGAGATGGAAGTGAAATTCACACTTCAGGATGGTGCCGTCCAGATTTTGGATGCGGTGCGTGTGCAGCGCACGTCGCGGGCATCCGTCAAAATCGCGGTCGCTTTGGCCGAAGACAAGGTGATCCCACGCGAAGAAGCTGTCATGCGGGTCAAGCCGTCAGCGCTGTCCGAGTTGTTGCACCGGCAAATCGATCCCAATGCGCAGCGCGATTTGATTGTAGGTGGCATTGCCGCCAGTCCGGGTGCGGCCTCGGGCCGGATCGTCTTGACCGCGCATGATGCGCAGGCCAGTGCGGCGCGGGGCGAGCCTTGTGTTCTTGTTCGCCGCGAGACGACGCCAGAGGACATTCGCGGCATGCACGCTGCCAGCGCTGTTCTGACCATGCGCGGTGGTGTGACCAGCCATGCGGCGGTGATCGGGCGCGGCATTGGTTTGCCGTGTGTGGTTGGGGCCTCGGACCTGAGCATTGATCGCAAAAGAGGCCTGATCATTGGCCCGGATGGGCGTAAGTTTAAAGTAAGCGATATGATCACGGTTGATGGCAGCACGGGTCAGGTCTTGGTCGGTCAGCCGCCAATGTTGGAGGCGGCGTTGGATGGGGCCTTCCAAACCTTGTTGGAATGGGCGGACGCGTTCCGCGATATCGGCGTACGCGCGAATGCCGACACACCTGCCGACGCGCAGACCGCCCAGAACTTTGCGGCCGAAGGGATTGGTCTCTGCCGGACGGAACATATGTTTTTCGACGGTGATCGCCTTGGCGTGATGCGTGAAATGATCTTTGCCGAAGAAAGCGAAGACCGCAGCGCCGTATTGGACCGCCTGCTGCCGATGCAGCGTGCCGATTTTCAGGCCTTGTTTGAGATTATGGTAAGCAAAACGGTTTGCGTCCGCCTGTTCGATCCGCCCCTGCACGAATTCCTGCCGTCGGATAAGGCGGGTATGCGTGATTTGGCTGAACAGGTTGCGCTGCCGATGCCTGATGTGGTGGAACGCGTTGATGCTTTGGCTGAATACAACCCGATGTTGGGTATGCGCGGCGTCCGTCTTGGGATCGCAATCCCGGAAATCTACGACATGCAGGCCCGCGCGATTTTCGAAGCGATGGTTGCTGTTGGCCACAAAGGGATTTCAATCAACGTCGAGATCATGATCCCGCTGGTCAGCGCGATGCGTGAGGTCGAGCTTCTGAAGGCACGGATTGATGGTGTTGCCAATGCGGTGCAGGCGAAAAGCAAGACGGCCTTCGACTATCACCTCGGGGTTATGGTCGAGACACCGCGCGCGGCCTTACGTGCGCAGGATATCGCAGAGCATGCGCAGTTTCTGTCCTTTGGTACCAACGATCTGACACAGATGACCTATGGGTTGTCACGCGACGATGCGGGGCGCTTTATGTCTTCTTATGTCCAGCAGGGTGTCTATGCCGAAGATCCTTTCCATACCCTTGATCTTGAAGGTGTGGGCGAGCTGATCTCACTGGGTGCAGCGCGGGGGCGCGTCGGTCGCCCGGATGTGGTTTTGTCGCTTTGCGGTGAACATGGTGGTGATCGGTCGGCCATCGCGTTTTGCCGTGCACAACAGTTCGATTACATATCGTGCTCGCCGTTCCGGGTGCCTGTTGCGCGACTCACCGCGGCTCAACTGGCTTTGGCCGATCGGGTGTCACCCTAACGCAATACCAGATATTGTGGCATTTATGCCGCGAAAATCTGCATTTTGGGAAATAGTCCCTGTGTTGGGCCTGCCTGTGTTGCGCCTTTCAGAACAGTCCTGAGCGGGGGGTAGACCTTTTGACATGTTTCCCTTAAGGACACCCGCGCTAGCGCGGAGCATCCCCGCGTCTTTTCCTGGGTGGGAAAAATGACTGTTTTGAAGGCGATTTTCGCCGCAATTTCTGCGGCATCAATTTGTGTTGGGGCAAGCTCTGCCGCAGCAGATGAACTCTTGGCGAGCCGTTTGGGCGCGATCCTTGGGCAAGAGCGTGAAGCCTTGTCCGTGATCCCCGACAGCCGCATGAGCATGTTAACCAGCTTGCCACCGGCGCAAGAACGCGGTGTGGCCACACGCAGTGGCCTTGTCTATGATCGCGAATTCCTATCCGCGCAGCCCGTGGCGGAGGGTGGCAGCAACTGGCAATGCCTGGCCGAAGCACTTTATTTTGAAGCACGTGGCGAAAGTGTGCGCGGCATGTTTGCCGTGGGTGAGGTTATTCTGAACCGTGTGGATAGCAATGCCTATCCCGATACCCTTTGTGGCGTGATCAACCAAGGGACTGGACGCCGGTATGCCTGCCAATTCACCTATACCTGTGACGGCAAGCCAGAGACCATTGCCGAGCCCCGGTCGTGGGAGCGTGTCGGCAAGGTGGCCCGCATCCTGATTGATGGCGCGCCGCGCGCTTTGACGGGTGGTGCGACGCACTATCATACCAAAGCCGTGAACCCATCCTGGGCACAGCGCTATCCGCGCACAGCCGAGATTGGCTTCCACTATTTCTACCGTCAGCCGGTGCGCACTGCATCCAACTAACGTCGCATGATTGCGGATAGGCGTCGTGCCGACGCTTGCCGCAGTCTTTGGCCGCCTGTATCAGGCGGGTGAAGTTTCTGCGATGGACGCGCCAATGACCGATGATATTCGCCTTGCCTTTGCCCATCCTAGCGAGCGGGCAGAGGCCAGCAGCCAGACGCCTTGTGACCGGATTTCCTTGCGCGATTATGTCGTCGAGGTCGAAATTGGGGCCTTCCAGCAAGAGCGCGGCACCTTACAACGGGTCCGTTTCAATGTGGTGGTCGAGGTTTTGCCGCTCAGCGGGCCCATTGATGACGACGTAGACCGCATTCTGTCTTACGACAAAGTGACCGAAGCGATCAGCATTGAGCTGGAGGCCGAACGTATCAACCTGCTGGAAACCTTAGCGGCGCGCGTTGCTGAACGTATTCTGTTGGAACCGCAGGCAGAGCGTGTTTTTGTGCGCATTGAGAAGCTGGATCGTGGGCCGTTTTCACTGGGGGTTGAGATTGTGCGGTCCCGTGACGGTGTTGATCTGGCGGGGCAGGAACATGTGGAAACCCCACATCCCCGCATGGTTTTTCTGTCGAACGAGGCCGTTCAAAGCGCGCATTTAAAGGGGTGGATTGACCAACTGGCGGAAATGGATGCGCCATTGATCATCTGCGTTGGCGCATCAGATGTCACGGCCCCGCAGGCTGGAAATGCGTTGGCGCAGCGCCGGATTGACCTGCTGGCGATTGAACAGAATGCTTGGGCGCTGGCGGCGCTTGATCGTCGCTGTATGGTTGTTGGGACGCGGACGGAATTGGACTGGGCGATGAAGAATGACCAGATCTGCATCTGGGCGCCCTCTAAGATCCTGTTGGATGCAGTGGATGGCCCTTCGGCCAGTCCGCGTGATGCTGTCGCTTTGGCAACTTGGTTCGCCAACGACATGAGCGCCAAGGAGTTGTTGGTGATTGGTGAAGAGGCACCCGATGCACAGGTTCCCGTGCGTATGGTGTCTGCGAACAGCCGGAACCTGACATGACGCAGTATTTTCGCCCCGTTGCCCGATTTGGCGAAGTGCCGACCCGGTCAAGTTTTCCGCTCGGGGGGATTATGCTGGTTTGACACAGTCACAATCCATGAACGCGGTAGCGGCGTGCAAACTGTTCCGGCCAGCGACATCCCGGCGGATGTTCTGAATCAGCTGGTTGGAGCCCGCGCGCCGATAGCGGGACTGACCATGAATAGCCCCCGTATTATGGGTATCCTGAATGTCACGCCCGACAGTTTTTCAGATGGTGGCCAATTCAATGCCCCGGAACGCGCGCTTGCGTATGCGCTCGAAATGCAAGACGCAGGGGCCGACATCATTGATGTGGGTGGCGAAAGCACGCGACCGGGGGCCGCAGAGGTTCATGTGACTGATGAGATTGCCCGCACAGCCCCTGTGATTGCTGCGATCCGCGCCGAAAGCGGCGTGCCGATCTCGATTGATACACGCAAATCGCAGGTGGGTATGGCAGCCTTGGAAGCCGGGGCAACGCTCGTCAATGACGTTGCTGCGTTTACTTTTGACCCTGAACTGGCAAGTGTCGCGGCCAAATCCAATGCGCCTGTCTGCATGATGCATGCGCAAGGCTCACCCGAGACGATGCAAGATGACCCCAGCTATGAAGACGTGCTGCTGGATGTTTATGATTTTCTGAGCGAGCGGGTGGATGCGGCGGTGGCCATGCGGCATCCCACGCAATCAAATCGTGGTCGACCCCGGTATCGGCTTTGGCAAAACGCTGGAGCACAACCTGGCCCTGTTGCGTGGTATCGCGATTTTTCATGCACTGGGTTGTCCCGTCCTGCTTGGTGCGTCGCGCAAGCGGTTCATCGGCACCCTGGGTGGGGGCAATGATGCCAGCGACCGGGTCGGCGGATCTGTGGCAGTCGCGCTTTTTGCGGCAAGGCAGGGCGTGCAAATCCTGCGGGTTCACGATATATTCGCCACCAAACAAGCATTAGACTTGGAATGGGCCATTGGCGGGGCAGCAATGACATGACACGAAAATTCTTTGGGACTGACGGTGTACGCGGCAAGGCAAACACCTATCCGATGACGGCTGATATGGCGCTTAAGATTGGCGCGGCAGCGGGACGTTACTTTCGCAACGACGGGTCTAACGGGCACCGGGTTGTGATCGGGAAAGACACCCGGTTGTCTGGCTATATGTTTGAGAACGCTTTGACTGCTGGCCTGACAAGCACGGGCATGAATGTTCTGTTGTTTGGACCAATCCCGACACCGGCAGTTGGATTGCTAACGACATCAATGCGGGCCGATCTCGGCATTATGATCTCGGCCAGCCATAACCCGCACCATGACAATGGGATCAAATTCTTCGGCCCGGACGGCTTTAAGCTGTCAGATGAGGCTGAGGCGGAAATCGAAACGCTGATCGCTGGTGAGATTGAGCCAGCGCAGGCGCAAAACATTGGCCGTGCCAAACGTATTGACGACGGCAGGTTCCGCTATGCTGAACGGATCAAGGCGACCTTTCCGGCAGGCATGCGCCTTGATGGTCTGAAAGTTGTGATTGATTGCGCCAATGGCGCGGCCCACCGCGTCGCACCAGAGGTGCTTTGGGAATTGGGCGCGACTGTGATCCCGGTAGGGGTCAGCCCGGATGGGTTCAACATCAATGACGGGTGTGGGTCAACGAACCCCTCAGCCGCTGCCGAAACCATCCTGCGCGAAGGTGCGCATGTGGGCATCTGCCTTGATGGCGATGCCGACAGGGTGATGATCTTGGATGAAAACGGACAGGTTGCTGACGGTGACCAGTTGATGGCCTTGATGGCGGGCCGTTGGGCCGATCAAGAGCGGTTGAAAGGCGGGACCTTGGTGGCAACTGTCATGTCCAATCTTGGGCTCGAACGCTATCTGGACCAGCGCGGCCTGCATCTTGAGCGTACCGCCGTTGGTGACCGCTACGTGGTTGAGGCGATGCGTGCAAATGGCTGGAACCTGGGAGGAGAGCAGTCGGGCCATATCGTGATGACCGACTATGCGACAACCGGTGATGGTCTGCTGGCTGGTCTGCAGTTCCTCGCTGCGATGATCGAGACAGATAAGCCTGCCAGTGCGCTCACCAGAAGCTTTGAGACTGTGCCGCAAATGCTTAAGAATGTGCGCTATGCGGCGGGGCGCGATCCGCTGGGTGTTGAACTGGTCAAGAAATCGATCGCTGATGCCGAAAACAAGCTTATGGGCAAGGGGCGCCTGTTGATCCGCAAGTCTGGCACAGAGCCGCTGATCCGGGTCATGGCCGAATGCGAAGACGACGACCTGCTCGCACAGGTCGTCGATGGGATCGTCGCAGAGGTTGAGGCGGCGGTTTAACGGTTTACGCTGGTGCGGGTTGGCCCGCACCGCCACCGACGACTTCTTGCAGAAGCGCGGATACCGTGCCGCCATCCATCCTCATGGCCTGCGCCAATCCTCCCACAAAGGCTTTTTCCTTGCCATCCAAGCGACCGTCTGCGGCGACCACCATCAAGACCGCCCGCATCATATCCAGTTGCTCAAGCTTGCTGCGATTTTTGACCAGGCGCGCGAACCCTTTGGCCTCAAGTTTTTCTTCGGCCAGTTGCGCCATCTGCTTGACCAAGTCCAGCGAGAATGCTTCACCTGTAATTTCCTGGGCGGTACGTTGGATCATTTCGACCTCTGAGGGGGCGATGTACCCATCTGCTTTGGCTGCATGGCACATAGCATCCAGAATGGATTGAGCCGCCGGTGAGGCATGCGACACCATGCTCATCCGCTGTTTCCGGCGCTTTTGGACCTGCAAAGCTTTCACACCTGCAAAGGCGAGAAGGGCGGCCAATGCACCAAGCCCCCAAAACCCTTCGGCAAGTTTACCCAGGGCCAGTTTGGGTGTTGCTGGAATCCCTTTGGGGATCATGCCAGCGGCTTGTGCCGAGAGCAGGTCTTCGCTGCTCATGGCATAATATTGGTCAGTCTGACAGTTATCTTCTGCAAGGGCATAGCCTTCCAGCGTACGCCAGACATTCACAAAAATAACCGCGCGTGTAGTCACCAGATGGCACAATGCCAGCGGCGCGCCATTATCGTCCATTTCGGTTGCACTGACGAAAAGCATACTCTGTGTGGTGCTATAGCTTCCACGCGCTTCAGCTTGGGTGGCTGCTGCCGCGGTAAGAAAGGCGGCAAACAAGCCGATGAACAGGTGACGCATGAAGAACTCCTAAAGTTGTATTTATTCAGGAGTGATCGTGCAATGTGGTCACTTTATGATCAAAAGGGTATTTAACGCTAGGTGAACAAAAGCTTTTTCAGCCCCAGCCATTGGCTGATCGCAAGCCCAACCAGAATGAGGCCGAGTGCCACGAAAAAGCGCAAAGGCAGGCCTTCGCTTAACACCAACGCTCCGAATACCATGGACCACAGTGGCACCTGATAGTTCACCAACGTCATAAAGATCGCGCCCGCTGATCGTATGGTTGCCACGCGGATCAGGGCGGCCAGCGCTGTCGGGATGAACCCCAGCACAATGATTGCGATGGTCGGGCGTGTGTCACCCGCGCTTGGGACACCTTCAAAGATCAGCATTGCCGGGATCAATGCAGCCGCACCAACTGTCAGCAAAAGGGCCGCCATCGTGATCGGGTCAATCGGCGGGCAGCGCCGTGTCATGATGCTGGACACCGCATAAGAAATGGATGCTGCAATACAGGCTAGCTGGCCCAGCGGCTCCCACCCCGTTCCGAGCCGCAACACACCGGGGCCGATCAAAAAGATTGCACCAGTAAATCCTAGCATGACACCGAGCGTGTTCCGCAGGCTCATCTTTTCGTCAGTAAAGATATGTGCAAGTGGCAGCACGAATAGTGGAAGTGCCGCCATTGAGATACCGGCAAAGGCGGATGGTACGTATTGCTGCCCCCAACTGAGCAGTGCGAAGGGCAGGGCGGTGTTCAGCAGCCCAATGGCGATCAGATAGCGGCGCATGGTTGGTGTGAAATCCGGCAATGGACGCTTGAGAATTACCATCAAAGCGAGCAACGCGACCGCGCCCAAAGTCGTGCGCGCGCAGGCAACCGTCAATGGGCCGTAGCCTTCCAACGCAATTGCAACGACCATGAAAGTCGCACCCCAGATCAATCCAAGCGCTGCGATGGAAAGCCAGTTTGCCGGGGTTGGTTGCGACGTCATGATATGTCCTTTGAGGCAAGAAGGCCCGGGATGTGTCCCGGGCCTTCTTTGGCGTATGGTGGATCATGATCCACCACATATGTCGATTAGTTTTTCGCTTTGTCGACCATCTTACCTGCGGAAATCCACGGCATCATTGCGCGCAGCTTTTCACCGACCTGCTCAATCTCATGCTCGTCGTTGATACGACGCGTCGCCTTGAAGTACGGCTGGCCAACGGCGTTTTCCTGCATGAAGTCACGGACAAACTTACCGGTTTGGATATCTGTCAGCACGTCCTTCATACGCTTCTTTGTCTCGTCATAGGGCAGGATGCGCGGGCCAGAGACATATTCACCATACTCGGCCGTGTTCGAGATGGAGTAGTTCATGTTGGCGATACCGCCTTCATAGATCAGGTCCACGATTAGCTTGGTTTCGTGCAGGCACTCGAAGTAAGCCATCTCGGGCTCATAACCGGCCTCGACCAGCGTCTCAAAGCCCATGCGGATCAGTTCAACGATACCGCCGCAAAGCACGGCCTGCTCACCAAAGAGGTCGGTTTCGCATTCCTGACGGAAGTTTGTTTCGATGATGCCAGAGCGGCCACCGCCGATGGCAGAACAATAAGACAGGCCGATTTCCATCGCCTTGCCGCTTTCGTCACGATCCACAGCGACCAGGCAGGGTACACCGCCACCTTTGGTGTATTCGCCGCGCACGGTGTGGCCAGGGCCTTTGGGGGCCATCATGATCACGTCAACGCCGGGCTTGGGCTCGATCAGGCCGAAGTGCACGTTCAACCCGTGGGCAAAGGCAATCGCAGA is from Yoonia sp. GPGPB17 and encodes:
- a CDS encoding putative PEP-binding protein, which produces MIGAAVQQQTIYGPLTLITSTAAMSAAVHGGRAKCLQRLVRLDLPVPLTMALSFDAVHEAAIGNLPDMQALLAPFGDAPLLSVRPSSQDPDWGGPSAILNVGMNDARLAELTQRIGAEAATRLYLRFVQSYAIHVARLDPDEFYLPDVADAASLKTMLDTFELETDETFPQDPAVQLAEVLRSMARAWDGTTARLLRQAKGAPANAGLGLVVQAMALGAGQGECGQGVIQFVDSATGQPKIVGRYLSESKSEGGDVAADTEGAMYLTRDPRGPALEDICPAQYAQLVSYGDICRRRLREEMEVKFTLQDGAVQILDAVRVQRTSRASVKIAVALAEDKVIPREEAVMRVKPSALSELLHRQIDPNAQRDLIVGGIAASPGAASGRIVLTAHDAQASAARGEPCVLVRRETTPEDIRGMHAASAVLTMRGGVTSHAAVIGRGIGLPCVVGASDLSIDRKRGLIIGPDGRKFKVSDMITVDGSTGQVLVGQPPMLEAALDGAFQTLLEWADAFRDIGVRANADTPADAQTAQNFAAEGIGLCRTEHMFFDGDRLGVMREMIFAEESEDRSAVLDRLLPMQRADFQALFEIMVSKTVCVRLFDPPLHEFLPSDKAGMRDLAEQVALPMPDVVERVDALAEYNPMLGMRGVRLGIAIPEIYDMQARAIFEAMVAVGHKGISINVEIMIPLVSAMREVELLKARIDGVANAVQAKSKTAFDYHLGVMVETPRAALRAQDIAEHAQFLSFGTNDLTQMTYGLSRDDAGRFMSSYVQQGVYAEDPFHTLDLEGVGELISLGAARGRVGRPDVVLSLCGEHGGDRSAIAFCRAQQFDYISCSPFRVPVARLTAAQLALADRVSP
- a CDS encoding cell wall hydrolase, which gives rise to MTVLKAIFAAISAASICVGASSAAADELLASRLGAILGQEREALSVIPDSRMSMLTSLPPAQERGVATRSGLVYDREFLSAQPVAEGGSNWQCLAEALYFEARGESVRGMFAVGEVILNRVDSNAYPDTLCGVINQGTGRRYACQFTYTCDGKPETIAEPRSWERVGKVARILIDGAPRALTGGATHYHTKAVNPSWAQRYPRTAEIGFHYFYRQPVRTASN
- a CDS encoding dihydroneopterin aldolase, encoding MTDDIRLAFAHPSERAEASSQTPCDRISLRDYVVEVEIGAFQQERGTLQRVRFNVVVEVLPLSGPIDDDVDRILSYDKVTEAISIELEAERINLLETLAARVAERILLEPQAERVFVRIEKLDRGPFSLGVEIVRSRDGVDLAGQEHVETPHPRMVFLSNEAVQSAHLKGWIDQLAEMDAPLIICVGASDVTAPQAGNALAQRRIDLLAIEQNAWALAALDRRCMVVGTRTELDWAMKNDQICIWAPSKILLDAVDGPSASPRDAVALATWFANDMSAKELLVIGEEAPDAQVPVRMVSANSRNLT
- the glmM gene encoding phosphoglucosamine mutase — its product is MTRKFFGTDGVRGKANTYPMTADMALKIGAAAGRYFRNDGSNGHRVVIGKDTRLSGYMFENALTAGLTSTGMNVLLFGPIPTPAVGLLTTSMRADLGIMISASHNPHHDNGIKFFGPDGFKLSDEAEAEIETLIAGEIEPAQAQNIGRAKRIDDGRFRYAERIKATFPAGMRLDGLKVVIDCANGAAHRVAPEVLWELGATVIPVGVSPDGFNINDGCGSTNPSAAAETILREGAHVGICLDGDADRVMILDENGQVADGDQLMALMAGRWADQERLKGGTLVATVMSNLGLERYLDQRGLHLERTAVGDRYVVEAMRANGWNLGGEQSGHIVMTDYATTGDGLLAGLQFLAAMIETDKPASALTRSFETVPQMLKNVRYAAGRDPLGVELVKKSIADAENKLMGKGRLLIRKSGTEPLIRVMAECEDDDLLAQVVDGIVAEVEAAV
- a CDS encoding tellurite resistance TerB family protein, with the protein product MRHLFIGLFAAFLTAAAATQAEARGSYSTTQSMLFVSATEMDDNGAPLALCHLVTTRAVIFVNVWRTLEGYALAEDNCQTDQYYAMSSEDLLSAQAAGMIPKGIPATPKLALGKLAEGFWGLGALAALLAFAGVKALQVQKRRKQRMSMVSHASPAAQSILDAMCHAAKADGYIAPSEVEMIQRTAQEITGEAFSLDLVKQMAQLAEEKLEAKGFARLVKNRSKLEQLDMMRAVLMVVAADGRLDGKEKAFVGGLAQAMRMDGGTVSALLQEVVGGGAGQPAPA
- a CDS encoding DMT family transporter, with amino-acid sequence MTSQPTPANWLSIAALGLIWGATFMVVAIALEGYGPLTVACARTTLGAVALLALMVILKRPLPDFTPTMRRYLIAIGLLNTALPFALLSWGQQYVPSAFAGISMAALPLFVLPLAHIFTDEKMSLRNTLGVMLGFTGAIFLIGPGVLRLGTGWEPLGQLACIAASISYAVSSIMTRRCPPIDPITMAALLLTVGAAALIPAMLIFEGVPSAGDTRPTIAIIVLGFIPTALAALIRVATIRSAGAIFMTLVNYQVPLWSMVFGALVLSEGLPLRFFVALGLILVGLAISQWLGLKKLLFT
- the ilvC gene encoding ketol-acid reductoisomerase; translation: MRVYYDRDCDVNLIKDKKVAILGYGSQGHAHALNLRDSGAKNLVVALRDGSPSAAKAQGEGLEVMGIAEAAAWCDVIMFTMPDELQAETYKKYVHDNIKPGSAIAFAHGLNVHFGLIEPKPGVDVIMMAPKGPGHTVRGEYTKGGGVPCLVAVDRDESGKAMEIGLSYCSAIGGGRSGIIETNFRQECETDLFGEQAVLCGGIVELIRMGFETLVEAGYEPEMAYFECLHETKLIVDLIYEGGIANMNYSISNTAEYGEYVSGPRILPYDETKKRMKDVLTDIQTGKFVRDFMQENAVGQPYFKATRRINDEHEIEQVGEKLRAMMPWISAGKMVDKAKN